The stretch of DNA GGGTATGCGGGATTATTTCTCCAGTTCCGCCCGTTCGCTACCGTAAGGCCCCCGGTTTCTCAGATAGCAGGACTGGGCTAGGCCGGAGGCGAATGGTATAACGCAGATACCGAAGACCAGCCGAGAAACGATACGGGAGTATATCTATGCTTGCCATAGTTCACACCGTCGCCCTGACCGGACTTGAAGGGCATATCGTACGCGTGGAGGTTGACGCGGGAGGCGGCCTTCCGGGCTGGGAGATCGTAGGCCTGCCGGATGCGGCCGTCCGCGAAGCGAAGGATCGGGTACGGGCGGCGATTAAGAATGCGGGGTTCGAGTTCCCTTCCCGCAGGATTACGGTGAACCTGGCTCCGGCCGATATACGGAAGGAGGGGCCGGGCTATGACCTGGCCATCGCCGTAGGCCTCCTGGCGGCGACGGAACAGGCGCCGGCGGACGCCGCCGGGAGCATCCTGCTCTTCGGGGAGCTGTCCCTGGACGGCAGCGTGCGCCCGGTGACCGGGATGTTGCCCGCAGTGGCGGCGGCCGTGGCCCGAGGTTTCCCCCGGGCCGCCGTGCCGGCGGGTAACGCCGTGGAGGCGGCGCTGGTGGACGGGGCCGGGATTTATCCCGTGGTCAGCTTGGCCCAGGTCGTGCGGTTCCTGCAGGGGGAAGAAGGGATCACTCCTTGTACGGCCGACGTATACGCCCTGCTGGCCGAGGGGGATGAGAGCGGACTCGACCTGGCGGACATCAAGGGGCAGCCGGCGGCACGCCGCGCCCTGGAGGTCGCCGCCGCCGGAGGGCATAACCTGCTGCTGGTCGGCAGCCCGGGCGCCGGCAAGACCATGCTCGCCCGTAGGCTGCCCGGCATCCTGCCCGCACTGACGCCGGAAGAGGCCATCGAATGCACGAAGGTGCACAGTCTGGCCGGGCGCCTCGCTCCCGGGCAGCACCTGGTGACCCGGCGTCCCTTCCGCGCCCCGCACCATACCGCCTCGGCGGTATCCCTGGCAGGCGGGGGAAGGGTGCCGCGGCCCGGCGAGATCAGTCTGGCGCATAACGGCGTCCTTTTTCTCGACGAGTTACCGGAGTTCCCGCGGGATGCTCTGGAGGCGCTGCGGCAGCCCCTGGAGGACGGGACGATCACCGTCGCCCGCGTCTCGGCGGCCGTCAGCTTTCCGGCGAGGATAATGCTCGTAGCCGCAATGAACCCGTGTCCCTGCGGGCATTTCGGCGATACCGGCAAGGAGTGCCTTTGTACCCCGGCCCAGATCCAGCGCTACCTGGGGCGCGTCTCGGGACCGCTGCTGGACCGCATCGACATCCAGATCGAGGTCGGGCGGGTGGCATACGACGACCTGGCGGCCGCCCCGCCCGGGGAAAACTCGGCTGCGGTTCGGCAGCGGGTCGAGCGGGCACGGGCCGTGCAGCGCGCCCGGCTGGACGGAAGCGGCGCGGACTGCAACGCCCGCATGGGCGTGCGCGAGATCCGCCACCACTGCCGGCTGGGGCGGGATGCGCACGAGGTCATGCGTCTGGCCTTCCGCCAACTCCAGTTGAGCGCTAGGGCCTATGACCGTATATTGAAGGTCGCCCGCACCATCGCCGACCTGGACGGGAGCGCCGACATCCAGGCTCCCCACGTCGCCGAGGCCGTGCAGTACCGCAACCTGGACCGGAAATACTGGGCCTAGGGTGCACGGCGGCCGAGACGTTGCCGGGGCGGCGGCCTCGCGATGGAGGTGTGAGCGTGGAGTTGAAGCTGAAGAAGGACGGGGAGAACCGCTGGCGTTTGCCCCGCCGGGGGAAGATGCTGGTTGATGCAGTGGTTTACATCAGCGAAGAACTCCTGCCGCAGCTGTACGAGGATAAGTCGCTGGAACAACTGGCACATGCCGCCTCCCTTCCGGGAGTGGTGGAGCCGGTTCTCGGCATGCCGGACATCCACGAGGGCTTCGGCCTGCCCATTGGCGGCGTCATGGCCGTGGAACCCGACGGGGTAATCTCCTGCGGTGCCGTGGGGATGGACATTAACTGCGGCGTCCGTCTCCTTCGCAGCGGCCTGGAGGCACGGTACTGCGACAGGCCGCTCCTGCGGCGTCTGATCGAGCGGATCGAGTACTACGTGCCCACCGGCGTAGGCAAGAAGGGGAGACATAAGGGACTCAGCGGGGAAATCTTTGAGGCGGTGGCGGCCCGGGGCGCGGCGGCCGTGGTCGCCGAGGGGTTCGGCGCGCGCCAGGACCTTGAGTATATCGAGGAGGGCGGCTTCCTGCCCGGGGCCGACCTCGGGGCCGTTTCGCGGCAGGCGCAGCGGCGGGGCGCGGTGCAGTTGGGGACGCTTGGGGGCGGGAACCACTTCGTCGAGATCCAGGAAGTGACCGAGATATACGACGCGGAGCTGGCGGGCCGCTTCGGGCTCTTCCCCGGCCAACTGACGGTGATGATCCACACGGGGAGCCGCGGTTTCGGCCACCAGATCTGCACGGACTACACCCGCCGGCTGGCGGAGGCGGCGCCTCATTACGGGATCGAACTCCCGAGCCGGGGACTGGCCTGCGTGCCGGTTGACTCCCCCGAGGGGCGTGACTATTACCGGGCCATGTCGGCGGCGGTGAACTTCGCCTTCGCCAACCGGCAGATCATTATGACGGATGTGCGGCGCGCCTTCAACGACGTGCTGGGCTCCCCGCCGGAGGCGCTCGGGCTGCGGCCGGTGTACGACGTGGCGCACAACATCGCCAAGTGGGAGACGCACCGGGGGCGGCGCCTGCTGGTGCACCGGAAGGGAGCAACCCGCGCGCTTTGCGCGGGGCACCCGGGCAACCCCCCGGTCTACCTGGATGTCGGGCATCCGGCACTCATACCCGGGAGCATGGGGACGGCCTCCTATGTTCTGGTCGGGACCGAGAAGGCGGCCGAGACCTTTTTCTCGATCAATCACGGGGCCGGGAGGGTGCTCTCCCGCACGGCGGCGGAAAAGGCGATCAGCCGGGATGAATTCGAGCGGACCATGGGCGACGTC from Thermoanaerobacterales bacterium encodes:
- a CDS encoding YifB family Mg chelatase-like AAA ATPase codes for the protein MLAIVHTVALTGLEGHIVRVEVDAGGGLPGWEIVGLPDAAVREAKDRVRAAIKNAGFEFPSRRITVNLAPADIRKEGPGYDLAIAVGLLAATEQAPADAAGSILLFGELSLDGSVRPVTGMLPAVAAAVARGFPRAAVPAGNAVEAALVDGAGIYPVVSLAQVVRFLQGEEGITPCTADVYALLAEGDESGLDLADIKGQPAARRALEVAAAGGHNLLLVGSPGAGKTMLARRLPGILPALTPEEAIECTKVHSLAGRLAPGQHLVTRRPFRAPHHTASAVSLAGGGRVPRPGEISLAHNGVLFLDELPEFPRDALEALRQPLEDGTITVARVSAAVSFPARIMLVAAMNPCPCGHFGDTGKECLCTPAQIQRYLGRVSGPLLDRIDIQIEVGRVAYDDLAAAPPGENSAAVRQRVERARAVQRARLDGSGADCNARMGVREIRHHCRLGRDAHEVMRLAFRQLQLSARAYDRILKVARTIADLDGSADIQAPHVAEAVQYRNLDRKYWA
- a CDS encoding RtcB family protein translates to MLVDAVVYISEELLPQLYEDKSLEQLAHAASLPGVVEPVLGMPDIHEGFGLPIGGVMAVEPDGVISCGAVGMDINCGVRLLRSGLEARYCDRPLLRRLIERIEYYVPTGVGKKGRHKGLSGEIFEAVAARGAAAVVAEGFGARQDLEYIEEGGFLPGADLGAVSRQAQRRGAVQLGTLGGGNHFVEIQEVTEIYDAELAGRFGLFPGQLTVMIHTGSRGFGHQICTDYTRRLAEAAPHYGIELPSRGLACVPVDSPEGRDYYRAMSAAVNFAFANRQIIMTDVRRAFNDVLGSPPEALGLRPVYDVAHNIAKWETHRGRRLLVHRKGATRALCAGHPGNPPVYLDVGHPALIPGSMGTASYVLVGTEKAAETFFSINHGAGRVLSRTAAEKAISRDEFERTMGDVLYNAWDYREIVDEAPSAYKDIEQVVGVLAAAGLARMVARMRPLAVIKGKD